Proteins from a single region of Abyssalbus ytuae:
- a CDS encoding rhodanese-like domain-containing protein, with protein sequence MKKLKPLSVFLPLFVFISCFHTKNEITTLNITDYDTKTNSKEILVDVRTPEEYEEGHLPGAVNIDVLNDNFIKKTGKLKKTAPVYLYCRSGKRSLKAAKILDSLGYKKIYNLDGGFLAWKESGGPVENKKPGEIK encoded by the coding sequence ATGAAAAAGTTAAAACCGCTGTCAGTATTCTTGCCTCTATTTGTTTTTATTTCCTGTTTTCATACTAAAAATGAAATTACTACCCTCAACATTACTGATTATGATACCAAAACTAACAGTAAAGAAATACTGGTAGATGTAAGAACGCCTGAAGAATATGAAGAAGGCCACTTACCGGGGGCTGTAAACATAGATGTGTTAAATGATAATTTTATTAAAAAGACAGGGAAATTAAAAAAAACGGCACCTGTATATTTATACTGCAGGTCGGGCAAAAGAAGCTTAAAAGCGGCAAAAATACTGGACTCTTTAGGGTATAAAAAAATATATAACCTGGATGGAGGTTTTCTGGCATGGAAAGAATCCGGAGGGCCTGTTGAAAATAAAAAACCGGGAGAAATTAAATAA
- a CDS encoding HEPN domain-containing protein, with protein MKQQLSHLPPDKIKELETVTQRIVATGKAEMVILFGSYARGDYKEQRGKAQGKQSDYDILVVTANADTRQGLRKKLRGIFKDIGIPVQLIVEKIGFVNSNLEEKQYFFTDIKREGKVLYNSGNFQLSDPKELTPTRRREIAEEDFKMWFTNANGFLKMYSAALKEQELKIASFNLQQVVEMCYTTIEMVFTHYNPYEHNLEVLRSRVLKFDTRVKEAFPRVTEEQKELFDHLNYAYIGGRYKSEEEFPVTRQQLSYWEIETKKLLDLTEQICLEHIKALKAIETKTGYI; from the coding sequence GTGAAACAACAGTTATCCCATTTGCCCCCTGACAAAATAAAAGAACTGGAAACCGTAACCCAACGTATTGTGGCCACCGGAAAGGCGGAAATGGTGATACTCTTTGGCTCCTACGCCCGTGGCGACTATAAAGAACAAAGAGGAAAAGCACAGGGAAAACAGAGCGACTACGATATTTTAGTAGTAACAGCCAATGCCGATACCCGGCAGGGGCTCAGGAAAAAATTACGGGGTATTTTTAAGGATATTGGCATACCCGTACAACTTATTGTAGAAAAGATTGGTTTTGTAAACAGCAACCTGGAAGAAAAACAATACTTTTTTACCGACATAAAACGCGAGGGCAAGGTGTTGTACAACTCGGGTAACTTTCAACTATCCGACCCCAAAGAACTCACACCCACCCGGAGAAGGGAAATTGCAGAAGAAGATTTTAAGATGTGGTTTACAAATGCAAATGGTTTTTTAAAGATGTATTCTGCCGCATTGAAGGAACAGGAATTGAAAATAGCCTCCTTTAATCTCCAACAAGTCGTAGAAATGTGCTATACCACTATAGAAATGGTTTTTACCCATTACAACCCGTATGAGCATAACCTGGAAGTATTGCGAAGCCGGGTTTTAAAGTTTGACACCCGTGTTAAAGAAGCTTTTCCCCGCGTTACCGAAGAACAAAAAGAACTTTTTGACCATTTGAACTATGCCTACATTGGCGGGCGTTACAAAAGTGAGGAAGAATTTCCGGTAACCCGCCAACAGTTAAGCTATTGGGAGATTGAAACCAAAAAGTTACTCGACTTAACGGAACAAATTTGCCTGGAACATATTAAAGCTTTAAAAGCAATTGAAACTAAAACCGGGTATATATAG
- a CDS encoding HEPN domain-containing protein, translating to MKQQLSHLPPDKIKELETVTQRIVATGKAEMVILFGSYARGDYKEQRGKVQGKQSDYDILVVTANADTRQGLRKKLRGIFKDIGIPVQLIVEKIGFVNSNLEEKQYFFTDIKREGKVLYNSGNFQLSDPKELTPTRRREIAEEDFKMWYMQAKDFYWGFENYFKANKYQIASFNLQQVVEMCYTAIEMVFTHYNPYEHNLEVLQNRVLKFDTRVKEAFPRVTEEQKELFDHLNYAYIGGRYKSEEEFPVTRQQLSYWEIETKKLLDLTEQICLEYIKALKAIEAKTPEI from the coding sequence GTGAAACAACAGCTATCCCATTTGCCCCCTGACAAAATAAAAGAACTGGAAACCGTAACCCAACGTATTGTGGCCACCGGAAAGGCAGAAATGGTGATACTCTTTGGCTCCTACGCCCGTGGCGACTATAAAGAACAAAGAGGAAAAGTACAGGGAAAACAGAGCGACTACGATATTTTAGTGGTAACTGCTAATGCCGATACCCGGCAGGGGCTCAGGAAAAAATTACGGGGTATTTTTAAGGATATTGGCATACCCGTACAACTTATTGTAGAAAAGATTGGTTTTGTAAACAGCAACCTGGAAGAAAAACAATACTTTTTTACCGACATAAAACGCGAGGGCAAGGTGTTGTACAACTCGGGTAACTTTCAACTATCCGACCCCAAAGAACTCACCCCCACCCGGAGAAGGGAAATTGCAGAAGAGGATTTTAAGATGTGGTATATGCAGGCAAAAGATTTCTATTGGGGATTTGAAAACTATTTTAAGGCTAACAAATACCAAATAGCCTCCTTTAATCTTCAACAAGTCGTAGAGATGTGCTATACGGCTATAGAAATGGTTTTTACCCATTACAACCCCTATGAGCATAACCTTGAAGTATTGCAAAACCGGGTTTTAAAGTTTGACACCCGTGTTAAAGAAGCTTTTCCCCGCGTTACCGAAGAACAAAAAGAACTTTTTGACCATTTGAACTATGCCTATATTGGCGGGCGTTACAAAAGTGAGGAAGAATTTCCGGTAACCCGCCAACAGTTAAGCTACTGGGAGATTGAAACCAAAAAGTTACTCGACTTAACGGAACAAATTTGCCTGGAGTATATTAAAGCCTTAAAAGCTATTGAAGCTAAAACCCCGGAAATATAG
- a CDS encoding GNAT family N-acetyltransferase yields the protein MKLLIRNTELRDSEAIAQLSNQLGYKSEKGIIEKRLNNILSNKNNYVLVALENEKIVGWVHGFYSLRVESDPFIEIGGLVVNENYRKKGIGKILVDKIIKRPDFKECKKVRVRCNTVREESHIFYQKIGFKINKEQKVFDKLLR from the coding sequence ATGAAATTATTAATCCGAAATACCGAATTAAGAGATTCTGAAGCCATAGCACAATTATCAAATCAATTAGGTTATAAATCAGAAAAAGGGATCATTGAAAAACGCCTGAATAACATTTTAAGCAATAAAAATAATTATGTGCTGGTAGCATTGGAAAATGAAAAAATAGTGGGTTGGGTTCACGGGTTTTATTCCCTGAGGGTAGAATCGGACCCGTTTATTGAAATTGGCGGTTTAGTGGTAAATGAAAATTATAGAAAAAAAGGAATCGGAAAAATATTAGTCGATAAAATTATAAAACGGCCGGATTTTAAAGAATGTAAAAAAGTAAGAGTACGATGTAATACCGTTAGGGAGGAGAGTCATATTTTTTATCAGAAAATCGGGTTTAAGATAAATAAAGAGCAAAAAGTATTTGATAAATTATTGAGGTAA
- a CDS encoding serine hydrolase domain-containing protein, whose amino-acid sequence MLINQKILSKRTVLHFFVFFVLLNFTCCKKEVKPQPQVEEPQVEEPFSFPRSSPEEQGVSSQSIVKLLNEITKSEIQFHSIMILRHGNVIAEGWWDPYKPEYKHQLYSLSKSFTSTAVGLAVKEGLLSVNDKVVSFFPDEVPADIDPKMKELTVKHLLTMSTGHAEEPMAKMMDAKGSSWVKTFLSTSLENDPGTEFLYNTPATFMLSAIVQKVSGQKLIDFLKPRLFEPLDITEADWKENPQGINTGGYGLRVKTEDIAKLGQLYLQKGQWEGKEILTEQWVNEATHKQVDSKPWGKDYDETNDWAQGYGYQFWMCYPGGFRGDGAFGQFCIVMPEKDLVVAITSESFDMGKNMRLVWDNLLPGIQNEALPEDIIGGVEFEQALKNLAIPAPATIDTTDIISKISGKQYTFDENNEAGADTMFFIFKEEGKCTVIVNEGKETTEIDCGMNKWVVDDNEKKTAESLFPVPGGINFSSKIAANAVWMDSTTLQLTWRFLETVHGDKITCKFEGDDYEKVTLTFLNSVAEGTDQSDPRKPLTGQVGVKINRAK is encoded by the coding sequence ATGCTTATCAACCAAAAAATATTATCTAAACGTACCGTACTACACTTTTTTGTGTTTTTTGTTCTTTTAAATTTTACCTGTTGTAAAAAAGAAGTAAAACCTCAGCCCCAGGTTGAAGAACCACAGGTAGAAGAGCCCTTTTCTTTTCCGCGAAGTTCCCCGGAAGAACAAGGGGTATCCTCACAAAGTATTGTAAAACTTTTAAATGAAATTACAAAAAGCGAAATACAATTTCACAGCATCATGATATTAAGGCATGGCAATGTCATTGCCGAAGGCTGGTGGGACCCCTATAAACCGGAATACAAACACCAGTTATATTCATTAAGTAAAAGTTTTACCTCTACTGCTGTGGGACTGGCCGTTAAGGAGGGTTTACTCTCGGTAAATGATAAGGTGGTATCATTTTTTCCTGATGAAGTTCCGGCAGATATTGACCCTAAAATGAAAGAGCTTACCGTAAAGCACCTGCTAACCATGTCTACCGGCCATGCGGAAGAGCCCATGGCAAAAATGATGGATGCAAAGGGCAGCAGTTGGGTAAAAACCTTTTTAAGTACTTCTCTTGAAAATGACCCCGGAACGGAATTTTTATATAATACTCCAGCTACTTTTATGTTATCGGCTATTGTTCAAAAGGTTTCCGGACAAAAACTGATTGATTTTCTTAAACCACGTTTGTTTGAACCGCTTGACATTACGGAAGCCGACTGGAAAGAGAATCCGCAGGGAATTAATACGGGAGGTTACGGATTGAGGGTGAAAACCGAAGATATTGCCAAATTAGGGCAGCTTTATTTGCAGAAGGGCCAATGGGAAGGAAAAGAAATTTTAACTGAACAATGGGTAAATGAAGCCACACACAAGCAGGTTGATTCAAAACCCTGGGGAAAGGATTATGATGAGACGAATGACTGGGCACAGGGCTACGGATACCAGTTTTGGATGTGTTACCCCGGCGGGTTCAGGGGTGATGGGGCCTTTGGCCAGTTTTGTATAGTGATGCCGGAAAAAGATTTGGTAGTGGCTATCACCTCCGAAAGTTTTGATATGGGAAAAAATATGAGGCTTGTTTGGGATAACCTGTTGCCGGGTATTCAAAATGAAGCTCTTCCGGAAGATATTATAGGGGGTGTTGAATTTGAACAGGCTTTAAAAAACCTTGCCATTCCTGCCCCGGCTACTATAGATACTACTGATATTATAAGCAAAATATCCGGAAAGCAGTATACGTTTGATGAAAATAATGAGGCAGGGGCAGATACTATGTTTTTTATTTTTAAAGAGGAAGGTAAATGCACTGTTATTGTTAACGAGGGAAAAGAAACCACCGAAATTGATTGTGGCATGAACAAATGGGTAGTGGATGATAATGAGAAAAAAACAGCCGAATCTTTATTTCCGGTACCGGGAGGTATAAACTTCTCTTCGAAAATAGCTGCCAATGCGGTATGGATGGATTCTACCACCCTGCAATTAACATGGCGGTTTCTGGAAACTGTACACGGCGATAAAATTACCTGTAAATTTGAAGGGGATGATTATGAAAAAGTGACTCTTACTTTTTTAAACAGCGTGGCTGAAGGAACTGACCAGTCAGACCCCAGAAAACCTCTTACGGGACAAGTGGGAGTTAAGATAAACCGGGCTAAATAA